CACTTCGCCGGAGGCACTGGAAACGGTGTTGAAGGAGAAGCAGATTTTGTAAGCGAACGCCTGTTTTTTATCATACGCATTCGTGTGTTAACGCAGTGTGGCCGGGCTTTTCAAAGAACGGCTTTGTTCTTATTGCAGAGAAATTCAAAAAAATATTTGGAGGAATTGATCTCTTTCCTATCTTTGCAATCCCAAACAGGGAAACAGTTCTTAAAAACACCCGCGGAAGTAGCTCATTTGGTAGAGCACGACCTTGCCAAGGTCGGGGTGGCCGGTTCGAGCCCGGTCTTCCGCTCAGCAAAAAAGCCTGATCAATGATCGGGCTTTTTCATTCACTACCACCACGCGGAAGTAGCTCATTTGGTAGAGCACGACCTTGCCAAGGTCGGGGTGGCCGGTTCGAGCCCGGTCTTCCGCTCAACACAAAAAAGCCTGATCGATTGATCAGGCTTTTTTGTTTCGGCGAGGCAGTGAGAAAAAACGCATCACATCGTTAAAAGTGAAAGCCGATCAGTCGACCAGGCTTTCTACCTTCTATATCGCTTCAAGCGCATCATGGCCAGCGCCCGAATAATTTAAGGTGTTCAACGACACACGACTGTCATCTAACCGTTACTTCAATATCGCTTCAATCGCATCCAGCTCAGCACTCGTATAATTCAAATTATCCAACGACGCCAGGTTGTTATCCAGCTGCTGTACCGAGCTGGCACCGATCAATACCGTGGTGATCCGTTTATCTTTCAGCAGCCACGATAGCGCCATCTGAGCGAGCGACTGTCCGCGTTTGCCGGCGAGGTCGTTCAGTTGGCGGATCTTCAAAAGTTTATCTTCCGTGATCTCGTTTGTTTGTAAGTGACCTGTGGTGCGGCCCGCGCGGGAGTCGGCGGGAATGCCGTTCAGGTAGCGGTCGGTGAGCATGCCCTGCGCCAGCGGTGAGAATGGTATACAGCCAATACCGTATTTCTCCAGCACATCCAGCAAACCATTTTCCACCCATCTTTCGAACATGCTGTATTTAGGTTGATAAATGAGGCAGGGCGTGCCGAGCGATTGCAGCACTTTTACCGCTGTTTCAGTTTCAGTGGCAGAATAGTTGGATAGGCCTACATACAAAGCTTTGCCGGAGCGCACGATGCTATCCAGCGCGCCCATCGTTTCCTCGATCGGCGTTTCCGGGTCGGGACGGTGGGAATAGAAAATGTCTACATAGTCGAGGCCCATGCGTTGCAGGCTTTGGTCGAGACTTGACACCAGGTATTTGCGGGAACCCCAGTCGCCATAGGGGCCAGGCCACATGGTGTAACCGGCCTTGGAAGAGATGATCAACTCATCACGCAGGTAACCACCAAAGTCTTTTTTCAGGATCGTGCCGAAGTTTTCTTCTGCAGATCCCGGCGTTGGTCCGTAGTTGTTAGCCAGGTCAAAGTGGGTGATGCCTTTATCGAAGGCACGACGCACGATGGCGCGGCCATTCTCGAAAACATCTACAGAGCCGAAGTTGTGCCAGAGGCCCAGTGAAATGGCCGGCAATTTGATACCGCTTTTGCCGCAGCGGTTATATGGAATTTGTTCGTACCTGTCGGTGGCGGGTGTGTATTGCATTGCTGTTCAAATTTGGAGCGGCAACAATATAGTAATTAATTCAACAGCAAAACGGCCGCCTTGATGGGCGGCCGCTCGTTTTACGCGTCTCCTGTAAATTGGAACTCGAACCCCTCCGCAGACGCGGAGCGGCATTTTCATTAAACGTTAACACTTACCTTCGCTTAAGTGTAAGTGTAACCGTCACTTCACCAACATCCTCCACCTCTCCGGTGGTAGATACTTTCAGCGTAGAGCCATCTACGCTAATGAGTTTATAAACTTCTTCATCGATAACTATTTCGGTGCCATCTAATGACCATTCGCCAGCGTATATCTGATCATCGTCCGGATCGCATTTGGTAGGGCCTTCGTTTTCCTGCATGACGTTGTCGGCTTTCAGCTCGAGGTAGTTGTCTTTGATGCAGGCGGCCATATTAGCCATACCGTCAGTAGTGGCGGTTCCGCCATCTTCCCAGATAAAAGGTTTGTCGGAGGTGATGCTGTGGTAAGACCACTTACCGATCAACTTTTCTTCGGTCGTTTTGGGTTTAGCATCTTTTTCCTTGTCGCATGCGAATGCAAACAATGCGAGGGCCAGGGGCATGGCCAGCTTCAACTTGTTCATAACAATTGTTTAAGGTAAATATGTTTCCAGGCGCATCATGGGGGAGATGGATAAAATATTCGGGGTGTTATTAACGGGCACAAACATAATACAAGCCTGCGTTTGCGGCAAGCATACAGCATTGAAGTGAAAGATTAGATGCCCGAGTTGGAAGTATTACCACATGGGCTGTTGCGAAGTAGCTCGTAGCGTACTGCCGCAAGCTTCGTGAGGTGTCGGTACTTCGTTGAAGATGCCGCCATGAGCTGAAGTCCTAAAAATAAACAACGACTATTCCATTATTCGACTTGCAAAAACCCTTCGTCACGAATGTCGCCCGTGCAGACACCCGCTACCTGAATTGCTGATTGATCGTCGACAACAGGTAGCCTTTAAGATCGCTATTGTACTCCCAAAACATCACGCCGGCTAACCCATGTTGCTTCACATAATTGCATTTTTGGGTGACGGACGACTCATCATCATAACTCAAAAATATTTTTTTGTCAGGATGGAAAAGATAAGGCGCTTTGGCGCTATCGTCCCAGTGGCGAACATATCCCTCGGTGGTGAGTAGTTTATCTTTGATATCGGTGAAGCCGGCACCGCGTATTCCTGCTTTCGGTTTACGCAGCAGTCCATTGTTGTCGGCATCTGCCATTTGCCATGCGCGGCCATAAAAAGCAATGCCCATCACGATCTTACTAGCGGGTACGCCGGCATCCAGGTACAATTGTATGGATCGATGGGCGGAGGAGCCATTGGCCTCGCCGGTGGCGGGATACAGGTTGGTATGGTGGCCGGTGGTACGCGAACCTTCTGTACGGTAATCGTAGGTCATGATGTTTACATAATCGAGGTACTGCTGAGCCTTGTCCATTTCCGTATGATCTACGCAGGATTTGGAGCCGCCTACTGCGGTGGTGAGCAAATACCGTTTGCCGGTGCGTTGCTGCAGGCTGTCGAGCGAGGCGCGCAGGGCCTGGAACATGAGCGTGAAGTTTTGTTTGTCTTCCGGGCGATATACGTTGCCTTCTTCACCGGGAATGCCGGGATACTCCCAATCGATGTCTACTCCGTCAAGCTGGTAACGGGCTACGATGTCCGTTGCGCTGTGGGCGAACAGTTTACGGGAAGCGTCCGTGAGTGCGGCGTCGGAGAAGTTTTCGCTCCAGGACCAGCCGCCGATGGAGATAAGGATCTGCAAAGACGGGTTGATCTTTTTCAAGGCCACCAGCCGGCGAAAGTTGACCGTGTCGGTACGTTCGTTGGTGAGAAACGCTCGGCCCTTCTGAACATCGACAAACGCATAGTTAATATGGGTAAGGCCTGCGGCATTTATGACAGATGCATCTACCAGTCCGCGAAAGCCGCCGACGTAACCGATGATTACTTTAGAAGGGGCTGCCTGTTCGTGACGGAACGCTAAGCATACCAGGAGCAGGGCTATAATGGGGAAGCCGGTTTTTACATAACGCATATACTAAATATACTCAAAGAATTGCCGATTATACTGTATCTTTTATAAACGGCGCAGCAATGCCGTTTGTTTATGAGC
This genomic interval from Chitinophaga horti contains the following:
- the mgrA gene encoding L-glyceraldehyde 3-phosphate reductase, yielding MQYTPATDRYEQIPYNRCGKSGIKLPAISLGLWHNFGSVDVFENGRAIVRRAFDKGITHFDLANNYGPTPGSAEENFGTILKKDFGGYLRDELIISSKAGYTMWPGPYGDWGSRKYLVSSLDQSLQRMGLDYVDIFYSHRPDPETPIEETMGALDSIVRSGKALYVGLSNYSATETETAVKVLQSLGTPCLIYQPKYSMFERWVENGLLDVLEKYGIGCIPFSPLAQGMLTDRYLNGIPADSRAGRTTGHLQTNEITEDKLLKIRQLNDLAGKRGQSLAQMALSWLLKDKRITTVLIGASSVQQLDNNLASLDNLNYTSAELDAIEAILK
- a CDS encoding glycoside hydrolase family 18 protein is translated as MRYVKTGFPIIALLLVCLAFRHEQAAPSKVIIGYVGGFRGLVDASVINAAGLTHINYAFVDVQKGRAFLTNERTDTVNFRRLVALKKINPSLQILISIGGWSWSENFSDAALTDASRKLFAHSATDIVARYQLDGVDIDWEYPGIPGEEGNVYRPEDKQNFTLMFQALRASLDSLQQRTGKRYLLTTAVGGSKSCVDHTEMDKAQQYLDYVNIMTYDYRTEGSRTTGHHTNLYPATGEANGSSAHRSIQLYLDAGVPASKIVMGIAFYGRAWQMADADNNGLLRKPKAGIRGAGFTDIKDKLLTTEGYVRHWDDSAKAPYLFHPDKKIFLSYDDESSVTQKCNYVKQHGLAGVMFWEYNSDLKGYLLSTINQQFR